A genomic stretch from Aerococcaceae bacterium zg-1292 includes:
- a CDS encoding transposase, producing the protein MRVRTVKSSNGSIYYAVIRDIKKENGKRSTQIVENLGSHKKLLQEHPEMDPMDYAKQVARELTEKENEGKITFIHQYDTKRLIKLGESNGFDVGQLFLDKIFYELKLDKLCKTLKGSSKISFDLTAILKMLISTRILYPGSKRSFLTLAKNYLTPPDIDLHQIYRGLDLLSKNMEKIQQHAYLASKEVVKRDTQVLFYDCTNYFFEIEEEDNFRKYGVSKEHRPNPIIQMGLFMDGSGMPLAFSLFEGNKNEINSLKPIEKQIIKDFELSDLIVCTDAGLSSFANKRFNSLQNRHYITTHSIKKMKRDLAEWALSPEGWKIFDGDSTTKKKDKMLYHLDDVNRQIQAYRDGKTSPDGLRLMNATFYKESWERRELSPEEKQHHLKPFEERYIVTYSPKYQQYQANIRERQINRALKKLEQTDPMKNTNPHSPNRFVKTEYVTENGEVVKLIYRINQEAIDKEAQYDGFYCVATNLESSIESIVGINKQRWEIEECFRILKTEFKSRPVYLSRENRIRAHFLTCFLSLLVYRILEQRMKDYTVSEIIQTLRGMRIAKIAEEAFVPQYTRTEITDKLHEISGFRTDYEFIEKKSFKKIERQIKSGK; encoded by the coding sequence ATGCGAGTTCGAACAGTCAAATCTTCTAATGGTTCCATTTATTATGCAGTTATCCGAGATATAAAGAAAGAAAATGGTAAACGCTCTACACAAATTGTTGAGAATTTAGGTAGTCATAAAAAGCTTCTTCAAGAGCACCCTGAAATGGATCCAATGGATTACGCCAAACAAGTAGCGCGTGAACTAACGGAAAAAGAAAATGAAGGTAAAATCACCTTCATTCACCAATATGACACGAAAAGATTGATTAAACTCGGCGAGTCCAACGGTTTTGATGTAGGTCAACTTTTCCTAGATAAAATATTTTACGAGCTTAAACTCGATAAGTTATGTAAGACACTCAAAGGCTCGTCTAAGATTAGCTTTGATTTAACTGCCATCTTAAAAATGTTGATATCCACTCGCATTCTTTACCCAGGATCTAAACGTAGTTTCCTTACCTTAGCTAAGAACTATTTAACACCTCCTGATATTGATCTACATCAAATCTATCGAGGGTTAGATCTACTCTCTAAGAACATGGAAAAAATACAACAACACGCTTACCTGGCAAGTAAAGAGGTTGTAAAACGCGATACTCAGGTGCTTTTTTACGATTGCACGAACTATTTCTTTGAAATTGAAGAGGAAGATAATTTTCGTAAATATGGAGTGAGTAAAGAACATCGCCCAAACCCTATTATCCAAATGGGATTGTTTATGGACGGATCTGGTATGCCACTAGCTTTCTCGCTCTTTGAAGGGAATAAAAATGAAATCAACTCTCTTAAGCCGATAGAGAAGCAAATCATTAAAGATTTTGAATTGTCTGATCTTATTGTCTGTACGGATGCAGGATTGAGTTCCTTTGCGAACAAACGATTTAATAGTCTCCAAAACCGTCACTATATTACGACGCATTCCATTAAAAAAATGAAAAGGGATCTCGCTGAATGGGCATTAAGTCCAGAGGGGTGGAAGATTTTTGATGGCGATTCAACAACAAAGAAAAAAGATAAAATGCTCTATCATCTTGATGATGTCAACAGACAAATTCAAGCCTATCGTGACGGAAAGACCTCTCCTGATGGACTACGATTAATGAATGCGACTTTTTATAAGGAATCTTGGGAACGGAGAGAACTTAGTCCCGAGGAAAAACAACATCATCTTAAACCATTTGAAGAACGCTATATTGTCACATATTCTCCAAAATATCAACAGTATCAAGCAAATATTCGAGAAAGACAAATTAATCGGGCTTTGAAAAAATTAGAACAAACAGATCCGATGAAAAACACTAATCCCCATTCGCCTAATCGGTTCGTTAAAACGGAGTATGTAACAGAAAATGGGGAAGTAGTGAAGCTAATTTATCGAATCAATCAAGAAGCCATAGATAAAGAAGCGCAATATGATGGATTTTATTGCGTCGCAACCAATTTAGAAAGTTCGATCGAATCAATTGTTGGTATCAATAAACAACGTTGGGAAATTGAAGAGTGTTTCCGAATTTTAAAGACTGAATTTAAAAGTCGTCCGGTATATTTAAGTCGCGAGAATCGCATTCGTGCTCATTTTTTGACATGTTTCCTTTCATTATTGGTTTATCGAATTTTGGAACAACGGATGAAGGACTATACTGTTAGTGAGATTATACAAACATTGCGTGGGATGAGGATTGCAAAAATAGCCGAAGAAGCTTTTGTACCACAGTATACACGCACCGAGATTACTGATAAATTACATGAAATCAGTGGCTTCAGAACAGATTATGAATTCATAGAGAAAAAATCTTTTAAAAAAATTGAAAGACAGATAAAATCGGGGAAATAG
- a CDS encoding YSIRK-type signal peptide-containing protein (The YSIRK form of extended signal peptide directs nascent proteins to the cross-wall site, while signal peptides lacking YSIRK direct proteins instead to the cell pole. A large fraction of YSIRK proteins are surface proteins anchored by sortase-mediated processing of a C-terminal LPXTG motif.), translating into MLGKNNINERERKAAIRKRNFGYRKYSFGLASVAVSAALFFMSPNALADVKAQEMDSESPQSSQTNENVDDEVPDLDLPTEEHEASVVEPQLAAEEITDSKEEVATESNGADTNNEAAAAEVSKAAEPESTTETPAETRPEVTEVESKPETVKETTTEAGESVTEKPKDQSTTEATTDVDANAEKADENIPNELYDFLSKNHSSIDFSTKEAYLNLARNYGLSVENNAYVEQIERTLKAIRKSEAEKGKTETVNSESVLPEKLPLPGNFSAFADAIAKSNDPKQSVRQLLSEVYESKVVYSILERVDFSLVNDPEALYRNIAAAGLAYARENAKPHVFATNVNDKVKLTSLTATSSTATRPGGAVHLTEGDHLQVKAEFSVDDTVKKGDTTTVDYGKYVQPGGLTYPAPIVPMRISIDGKYIVIAEGVYDPETNKVTYTFNEKVEEYTGIKGFIQQVASDHRGNYPGNKKSVPNDFNFFGETETKNVMFDYGDHKDEAINGALTKIDKNSKKDTLVYYLNQSGKNNPKYFDMQNNDRYDMARIKYKVYEVKGNVQLKENFQFNPEQSGVTEVKEISTKEVNTYLGKTTRLTLPNTSNGRYVVVAEAPVKNYNANGKIVSALQTSKNRQIGKGQVINIKSQDSVSDGSGTLPASPPNSAVPKPKPKPGPDPVPDPGPTPPVNPEGNKELYEMTVEDESFKTEFEYNPNIPAGTIKKVQNGKDKRTRVLYKHVDPKNRLNFTKENFNYFRGQYWKKVSEEVIQEGQDEKFQYNMKSITETEPQPDGSVKISYNDGSSTIIPGPKTPEVPRIPKIPMVDVEPGEQNGRSGKFVIVKQYDVYQDRYEEVKRTFIPDGKDGENGQDGAPGKDGKVGPMGPQGPRGPKGEAGQDGTPGEKGPKGDKGEVGPAGPQGPVGPKGDAGAKGERGEQGPKGVDGKDGAPGKAGAKGEQGPAGPQGPAGKDGKQGERGERGERGPAGPEGPRGPQGDAGKDGARGPAGPQGPRGDKGETGEQGPQGAPGIPGKDGAKGEKGDVGPVGPVGPEGKPGAKGDRGEQGPEGKPGRDGAEGKPGPMGPAGPKGADGKDGAPGEKGADGAPGKDGVAGPMGPRGPKGDKGETGEQGPQGTPGEAGAKGDRGEPGPMGPAGPQGPVGKDGEQGPAGPAGPEGPQGPRGDKGETGEQGPKGAPGVKGDKGEAGAIGPAGPKGEPGTPGAKGDRGERGPEGAPGIPGKDGAKGDRGEQGLPGKPGEKGETGARGPAGPEGKPGRDGAEGKPGPTGPQGPKGDKGETGPAGPQGKPGQDGLNGKDGATGPQGPIGPMGPKGEDGKDGAPGEKGADGAPGKDGERGPAGPAGPQGPQGVPGEKGEAGQDGSPGVPGQEGKQGLPGPAGPAGPQGPAGPKGEDGKDGVAGPIGPQGPAGPTGPMGPAGPAGKDGERGEQGPTGPTGPQGPSGTPGEKGDRGEKGDRGPAGPQGDPGKPGQDGAKGEPGERGPAGPEGPMGPEGPQGAPGVPGREGKQGLPGPVGPAGPKGEDGKDGVAGPMGPAGPSGKPGEKGDQGEKGDQGEKGDQGEKGERGPAGPQGDPGKPGRDGAKGEPGKNGADGAPGKDGAQGPAGPVGPRGPQGVPGEKGEDGRDGSPGVPGREGKPGAQGPAGPAGPQGPKGEPGEKGEQGPRGPQGPEGTPGKNGADGKPGQDGAQGPAGPAGPTGPMGPAGPAGKPGKDGERGAQGPTGPTGPQGPAGTPGEKGEPGAQGPAGPRGPEGPQGAPGIPGRDGSPGVPGQDGRPGPQGPMGPQGPAGKPGENGKDGNSPSIDIKENKDGSYTVTIKNPDGTNKTIVVKNGEKGTPGAPGKDGKNGENGTSSRIEVKKNGDGTYTIITYKITPDGKEIETGRQIIRDGNDGKPGAQGPAGPKGEPGKNGQNGKDGRSVTVTTERGTHNGKTGTWVVVRDRDTNVVLNREFVFDGEDGKTPKVEVKPNEDGSHTIKITNADGKTTETIIKNGEKGEKGDKGKDGRDGQNGKDGKSPTVDIKPNEDGSHTITITNADGIKTRTTIKNGKDGENGKDGKSPKIDVKQNDDGSHTITITNADGTQTETIVRNGKPGEPGKDGRDGRDGKDGKSPTVDIKQNADGSHTITITNSDGNKTETIVKNGKDGKDGKSSTIDVRENADGSHTITVNHADGSKTETIVKNGKDGKDGKSPTVNVKQNEDGSHTITIINSDGSKTETTVKNGKDGKDGKSPTVDVKQNEDGSHTITITNSDGSKTETIIKKGEKGDKGDKGEPGKDGRDGKEGSGNTNININQTLTLKELEDLLSKLTLLGIHPNINIINQQIIINAKECPCEGSISLEEFKKLMNQLRLLGINLTININGNTNVIIIDKGTNPNQPSEPGQPNKPGKPDEPGKPNEPGQPNEPGQPNEPGQPNEPGQPNEPGQPNKPGQPNEPGQPNEPGQPNEPGQPNEPGQPSEPGQPNEPGKPNEPEQPEVPSTPEEPKRPEESGKPSNPEDTNNPSASDEQGPKASNTNAVKAAMLPNTGETNHNFAYIGLMSLGLSTAVLVTGKKKKEEEC; encoded by the coding sequence ATGCTCGGCAAAAATAATATAAATGAAAGAGAGCGCAAGGCAGCAATTAGAAAGCGCAATTTCGGGTATCGAAAATATAGCTTTGGACTGGCATCAGTAGCTGTCTCTGCGGCTCTATTTTTCATGTCTCCAAATGCATTGGCAGACGTTAAAGCACAAGAGATGGACAGTGAATCACCACAATCATCACAAACAAACGAAAATGTGGATGATGAAGTACCGGATTTAGATTTACCAACTGAGGAACATGAGGCGTCAGTCGTTGAACCACAGCTTGCAGCAGAAGAAATAACTGACTCGAAAGAAGAAGTTGCGACAGAAAGTAATGGAGCGGACACCAATAATGAAGCAGCAGCTGCTGAAGTATCAAAAGCGGCAGAACCTGAATCAACAACTGAGACCCCAGCAGAAACACGTCCGGAAGTGACCGAAGTAGAATCGAAACCAGAAACTGTTAAAGAAACAACGACAGAAGCTGGAGAATCAGTCACTGAAAAACCGAAAGACCAATCAACGACTGAAGCGACAACAGATGTTGATGCCAATGCCGAAAAAGCAGATGAAAACATTCCGAATGAATTATATGATTTCTTAAGTAAAAATCACTCTTCAATTGATTTTTCAACGAAAGAAGCGTATTTGAACTTAGCGCGTAATTATGGACTATCTGTTGAAAACAATGCGTATGTTGAACAAATTGAACGGACATTGAAAGCCATTCGTAAATCTGAAGCAGAAAAAGGTAAAACTGAGACTGTAAATAGCGAATCAGTGTTACCGGAAAAGCTACCATTACCAGGTAATTTTTCAGCATTTGCTGATGCGATTGCGAAAAGCAACGACCCAAAACAATCAGTACGTCAATTACTATCAGAAGTTTATGAATCAAAAGTCGTTTATAGCATTTTAGAACGTGTTGATTTCTCACTAGTAAATGACCCCGAGGCACTGTATCGCAATATTGCAGCTGCAGGATTAGCTTATGCGAGAGAAAATGCTAAACCACATGTGTTCGCAACGAATGTGAATGATAAGGTGAAACTGACAAGTTTGACTGCTACTTCGTCAACGGCAACACGACCAGGTGGCGCGGTTCATTTAACAGAAGGAGATCACCTACAGGTTAAAGCCGAATTCTCTGTGGATGATACTGTGAAAAAAGGGGATACTACGACAGTTGACTACGGAAAATATGTTCAACCAGGAGGATTGACGTATCCGGCACCTATTGTTCCAATGCGAATTTCAATTGATGGGAAATATATAGTAATTGCTGAAGGAGTATATGATCCAGAGACAAACAAAGTAACCTATACATTTAATGAAAAAGTAGAAGAATATACGGGTATTAAAGGTTTTATCCAGCAGGTAGCAAGTGATCATCGTGGAAACTATCCAGGGAATAAAAAGTCAGTACCAAATGATTTTAATTTTTTTGGTGAAACAGAAACAAAAAACGTAATGTTCGATTATGGAGACCATAAAGACGAAGCAATTAATGGTGCACTTACTAAAATAGACAAAAACAGCAAAAAAGATACGTTAGTCTATTATTTGAACCAATCAGGGAAAAATAATCCGAAATATTTTGATATGCAAAATAATGATCGTTATGATATGGCGAGAATTAAGTACAAAGTATACGAAGTAAAAGGCAATGTTCAGTTGAAAGAAAACTTCCAATTTAATCCTGAACAATCAGGAGTGACTGAAGTTAAAGAAATAAGTACGAAAGAAGTTAATACGTACCTTGGGAAAACTACACGTTTAACATTACCAAACACTTCGAATGGTCGTTATGTTGTAGTTGCAGAAGCTCCTGTAAAAAATTATAATGCTAATGGCAAAATTGTCAGTGCATTACAAACTAGTAAAAATAGACAAATTGGAAAAGGGCAAGTTATTAATATAAAATCACAAGATAGTGTGTCGGATGGGTCGGGAACTTTGCCTGCTTCTCCACCGAACTCGGCTGTTCCGAAACCAAAACCTAAGCCTGGTCCAGACCCAGTACCAGATCCAGGACCAACGCCGCCAGTAAATCCAGAGGGGAATAAAGAGTTATACGAAATGACGGTTGAAGACGAAAGTTTTAAAACTGAATTTGAATACAATCCAAATATTCCGGCTGGAACAATAAAAAAAGTTCAAAATGGTAAAGATAAACGTACGCGTGTTTTATATAAGCATGTGGATCCGAAAAATAGACTTAATTTTACTAAAGAAAACTTCAATTATTTCAGAGGGCAATACTGGAAAAAGGTATCTGAAGAGGTTATTCAAGAAGGTCAAGATGAAAAATTTCAATATAATATGAAGTCTATTACTGAAACAGAACCTCAACCTGATGGTAGCGTTAAAATTTCGTATAATGATGGCAGTTCAACGATTATTCCTGGACCGAAAACTCCTGAAGTACCAAGAATACCCAAAATCCCAATGGTCGACGTAGAACCTGGTGAGCAGAATGGTAGATCTGGTAAATTTGTAATTGTTAAACAATATGATGTTTATCAAGATCGTTATGAAGAGGTGAAACGCACCTTTATACCAGATGGAAAAGACGGTGAGAACGGTCAAGATGGTGCGCCAGGGAAAGATGGTAAGGTTGGACCAATGGGTCCACAAGGTCCACGTGGTCCGAAAGGCGAAGCCGGACAAGATGGAACACCAGGTGAGAAAGGTCCGAAAGGTGACAAGGGTGAAGTTGGCCCAGCCGGACCGCAAGGTCCAGTCGGACCAAAAGGAGATGCGGGAGCCAAAGGTGAACGTGGAGAACAAGGTCCAAAAGGTGTAGATGGAAAAGACGGAGCGCCTGGTAAAGCTGGAGCTAAAGGTGAGCAAGGTCCAGCCGGTCCACAAGGACCTGCAGGAAAAGATGGAAAACAAGGTGAACGAGGCGAACGTGGAGAACGAGGCCCAGCGGGACCTGAAGGACCACGCGGACCACAAGGTGACGCAGGAAAAGACGGTGCACGCGGACCAGCCGGCCCCCAAGGTCCACGAGGAGACAAGGGTGAAACTGGAGAACAAGGTCCCCAAGGAGCCCCAGGAATACCGGGGAAAGACGGAGCTAAAGGTGAAAAAGGCGATGTGGGCCCAGTCGGACCGGTCGGACCAGAAGGAAAACCAGGAGCCAAAGGTGACCGAGGTGAACAAGGACCGGAAGGGAAACCGGGACGAGATGGAGCAGAAGGAAAACCAGGTCCAATGGGCCCAGCAGGACCAAAAGGTGCAGATGGCAAAGACGGAGCACCAGGTGAGAAAGGTGCGGATGGCGCACCAGGAAAAGATGGAGTAGCTGGCCCAATGGGTCCCCGAGGTCCAAAAGGAGACAAGGGTGAAACTGGAGAACAAGGCCCCCAAGGAACCCCAGGTGAAGCCGGAGCCAAAGGCGACCGAGGCGAACCAGGTCCAATGGGTCCAGCTGGACCGCAAGGTCCTGTAGGAAAAGATGGAGAACAAGGCCCAGCCGGTCCAGCCGGACCAGAAGGCCCCCAAGGTCCACGAGGAGACAAGGGTGAAACTGGAGAACAAGGTCCCAAAGGAGCTCCAGGAGTCAAAGGTGATAAAGGAGAAGCCGGAGCGATTGGACCAGCGGGACCGAAAGGTGAACCGGGAACACCAGGAGCCAAAGGCGACCGAGGTGAACGTGGACCGGAAGGAGCCCCAGGAATACCAGGGAAAGACGGAGCCAAAGGTGACCGAGGCGAACAAGGTTTACCAGGAAAACCAGGCGAAAAAGGTGAAACTGGAGCCCGAGGTCCAGCCGGACCAGAAGGAAAACCAGGACGAGATGGAGCAGAAGGAAAACCGGGTCCAACGGGTCCACAAGGTCCCAAAGGAGACAAGGGTGAAACTGGACCAGCGGGACCACAAGGCAAACCCGGTCAAGATGGCTTAAATGGTAAAGATGGAGCAACCGGGCCACAAGGACCAATAGGACCGATGGGACCAAAAGGCGAAGATGGAAAAGATGGTGCTCCAGGTGAAAAAGGTGCAGATGGCGCACCAGGAAAAGATGGCGAACGCGGACCAGCGGGACCAGCAGGTCCACAAGGTCCCCAAGGAGTTCCGGGTGAGAAGGGTGAAGCCGGTCAAGATGGTTCTCCAGGAGTACCAGGTCAAGAAGGTAAGCAAGGTTTACCAGGCCCGGCCGGCCCAGCGGGACCACAAGGTCCAGCCGGTCCTAAAGGCGAAGACGGCAAAGATGGTGTAGCGGGACCAATTGGCCCACAAGGCCCAGCGGGTCCAACAGGACCAATGGGACCTGCGGGTCCGGCCGGAAAAGATGGAGAACGAGGCGAACAAGGTCCAACTGGTCCAACGGGACCACAAGGTCCATCCGGGACACCAGGAGAAAAAGGCGATCGAGGAGAAAAGGGCGATCGTGGCCCAGCGGGCCCACAAGGTGACCCTGGAAAACCGGGACAAGATGGAGCCAAAGGTGAACCAGGTGAACGTGGTCCAGCCGGACCTGAAGGACCAATGGGACCAGAAGGTCCACAAGGAGCACCGGGAGTGCCAGGGCGAGAAGGTAAGCAAGGTTTACCAGGCCCGGTAGGCCCAGCCGGCCCTAAAGGCGAGGATGGAAAAGATGGTGTAGCTGGCCCAATGGGACCTGCAGGTCCATCCGGAAAACCAGGTGAAAAAGGCGACCAAGGTGAAAAAGGCGACCAAGGTGAAAAAGGCGACCAAGGTGAGAAAGGCGAACGTGGTCCAGCGGGCCCACAAGGTGACCCTGGAAAACCGGGACGAGATGGAGCCAAAGGTGAACCAGGTAAAAACGGAGCAGATGGCGCACCCGGCAAAGATGGTGCACAAGGCCCAGCCGGTCCAGTAGGCCCACGAGGTCCACAAGGAGTCCCAGGCGAGAAAGGTGAAGATGGTCGAGATGGCTCACCAGGAGTGCCAGGTCGCGAAGGCAAGCCAGGCGCACAAGGCCCGGCCGGCCCAGCTGGACCACAAGGACCAAAGGGTGAACCAGGTGAAAAAGGTGAACAAGGCCCACGAGGCCCGCAAGGACCAGAAGGAACACCTGGAAAAAATGGTGCAGATGGAAAACCAGGACAAGATGGCGCTCAAGGTCCGGCCGGTCCAGCGGGACCAACAGGACCAATGGGACCTGCGGGTCCAGCCGGGAAACCCGGAAAAGACGGAGAACGTGGTGCTCAAGGCCCAACTGGTCCAACGGGACCACAAGGTCCAGCGGGGACACCAGGTGAAAAAGGCGAACCGGGTGCACAAGGTCCGGCCGGCCCACGAGGACCAGAGGGACCACAGGGAGCACCAGGAATACCAGGTCGAGATGGCTCACCAGGAGTACCAGGCCAAGACGGACGACCAGGTCCACAAGGACCGATGGGACCCCAAGGTCCGGCTGGAAAACCAGGTGAAAATGGTAAAGACGGTAATTCTCCATCAATAGATATTAAAGAAAATAAAGATGGAAGTTATACTGTTACTATTAAAAATCCTGATGGAACTAATAAGACAATAGTTGTTAAGAATGGCGAAAAAGGAACGCCAGGCGCGCCAGGTAAGGATGGCAAAAATGGTGAGAACGGCACTTCAAGCCGTATCGAAGTCAAGAAAAACGGAGATGGCACCTATACAATCATCACTTATAAGATTACTCCGGATGGTAAAGAAATCGAAACAGGTCGTCAAATCATACGTGATGGTAATGACGGCAAGCCAGGTGCACAAGGCCCAGCCGGACCAAAAGGTGAACCAGGTAAAAATGGACAAAACGGAAAAGATGGACGTTCAGTAACTGTAACAACAGAACGTGGTACACATAATGGTAAAACAGGAACTTGGGTAGTCGTCCGTGACCGTGATACTAATGTCGTACTTAATCGTGAGTTTGTATTTGATGGTGAAGATGGAAAAACGCCGAAAGTCGAAGTTAAACCAAATGAAGACGGCAGTCACACAATTAAAATCACCAATGCAGATGGTAAGACAACTGAAACAATTATTAAAAATGGTGAGAAAGGTGAAAAAGGCGACAAAGGCAAAGATGGTCGTGACGGACAAAACGGTAAGGATGGTAAGTCTCCAACCGTAGATATTAAGCCAAATGAAGACGGTAGTCATACAATCACGATTACAAATGCTGATGGAATCAAAACCAGAACAACGATTAAAAATGGTAAAGACGGTGAGAATGGCAAAGACGGAAAATCACCGAAAATAGACGTTAAACAAAACGATGATGGCAGTCATACAATTACCATAACGAATGCCGATGGCACTCAAACGGAAACAATCGTTAGAAATGGTAAGCCAGGCGAACCAGGTAAAGATGGACGTGATGGACGCGACGGTAAAGACGGCAAGTCTCCAACAGTGGACATTAAACAAAATGCTGATGGCAGCCACACTATTACGATTACCAATTCAGACGGAAACAAGACTGAAACCATTGTGAAGAACGGTAAAGATGGTAAGGATGGCAAATCTTCAACCATAGATGTCCGTGAAAATGCCGATGGCAGCCATACCATTACTGTCAACCATGCGGACGGCAGCAAAACAGAAACCATTGTTAAAAATGGTAAAGACGGCAAAGACGGTAAGTCTCCAACTGTAAACGTTAAACAAAATGAAGACGGCAGCCACACAATCACTATTATCAATTCAGATGGCAGTAAGACTGAAACAACAGTTAAAAACGGTAAGGACGGCAAGGATGGCAAGTCTCCAACTGTAGACGTTAAGCAAAATGAAGACGGTAGCCATACAATTACAATCACTAATTCAGATGGTAGTAAAACAGAAACCATCATCAAGAAAGGTGAAAAAGGCGATAAGGGCGATAAAGGTGAACCAGGTAAAGACGGACGTGATGGTAAAGAGGGTTCAGGAAACACGAATATTAATATTAACCAAACGTTAACACTGAAAGAATTAGAAGATTTACTTTCTAAATTAACCTTACTAGGAATTCATCCAAACATTAATATTATTAATCAACAAATTATTATTAATGCGAAAGAATGTCCATGTGAAGGCTCAATTTCGTTAGAAGAATTCAAAAAATTAATGAATCAGTTAAGACTGCTTGGTATTAATTTAACGATTAATATTAATGGAAATACTAATGTGATTATTATCGATAAAGGTACTAATCCAAATCAACCAAGCGAACCGGGGCAACCGAACAAACCAGGTAAGCCGGATGAACCAGGTAAGCCGAATGAACCGGGGCAACCGAACGAACCAGGACAACCGAATGAACCCGGGCAACCGAACGAACCGGGACAACCGAATGAACCGGGGCAACCGAACAAACCAGGACAACCGAATGAACCGGGGCAACCGAACGAACCGGGACAACCGAATGAACCGGGACAACCGAACGAACCGGGACAACCAAGCGAACCAGGTCAACCGAATGAACCAGGTAAGCCGAATGAACCAGAACAACCTGAAGTACCAAGTACTCCAGAAGAACCAAAACGACCTGAAGAATCAGGCAAACCAAGTAATCCTGAAGATACAAATAACCCAAGTGCTTCAGATGAACAAGGACCAAAAGCTTCAAATACCAATGCAGTAAAAGCAGCAATGTTACCAAATACAGGTGAAACAAACCATAATTTCGCATATATCGGATTAATGAGTTTAGGCTTATCAACCGCAGTGTTAGTAACAGGTAAGAAGAAAAAAGAAGAAGAGTGCTAA
- a CDS encoding LysM peptidoglycan-binding domain-containing protein, producing the protein MMKKTLKIMATTAILSLATFNLNTALAQTWTQRSESEVRESLKTNESGVYVIQWGDTLSTIAAATGYTVEELASINAIADANFIQAGSVLYFNHKTNTLSYVNPSSEQPQTYTVAPTSGYAVPETAEWVSAQKPAETTEAAETVAEETTAPVEETQAPVAEETTVAPATTQAPAVEETTVAPATTQAPAAEETTVAPAAIQAPAAEETTAAPTTTQAPVVEETTQAPAPTTSAAPEAPAEESEEAPAPEVEEPTTQAAPAASNSGLNQYGGIISEAKEWIAMKESGGNYEIWNPTGKFYGRYQLTASYLNGDLSRENQEKVADQYVLNRYGSWEAAKTFWEANGWY; encoded by the coding sequence ATGATGAAAAAAACTTTAAAAATTATGGCGACGACAGCAATTTTGTCGTTAGCTACATTTAATTTAAATACTGCGCTTGCGCAAACATGGACACAACGTTCAGAAAGTGAAGTACGTGAATCGTTAAAAACTAACGAGTCCGGTGTATACGTCATCCAATGGGGCGACACATTGAGTACAATCGCTGCAGCGACGGGTTATACTGTTGAAGAGTTAGCGTCAATCAATGCGATAGCGGATGCGAACTTTATCCAAGCGGGCTCTGTATTGTATTTTAATCACAAAACAAATACATTATCTTATGTCAATCCATCAAGTGAACAACCTCAAACGTATACAGTTGCACCAACATCAGGTTATGCAGTACCAGAAACAGCAGAATGGGTCAGTGCACAAAAACCAGCAGAAACTACTGAAGCAGCAGAAACAGTTGCTGAAGAAACCACTGCGCCAGTAGAGGAAACGCAAGCGCCTGTTGCTGAAGAAACAACTGTAGCGCCAGCAACCACTCAAGCGCCAGCTGTCGAAGAAACAACTGTAGCGCCAGCAACCACTCAAGCGCCAGCTGCTGAAGAAACAACTGTAGCGCCAGCGGCCATTCAAGCGCCAGCTGCTGAAGAAACAACTGCAGCGCCAACAACCACTCAAGCACCAGTCGTTGAAGAAACTACGCAAGCACCCGCACCGACAACATCAGCAGCACCAGAAGCACCTGCTGAAGAGTCCGAAGAAGCACCCGCACCGGAAGTTGAAGAACCTACTACTCAAGCAGCACCAGCTGCAAGTAATTCAGGCTTAAACCAATACGGTGGTATTATTTCAGAAGCAAAAGAATGGATTGCGATGAAAGAATCGGGTGGCAACTATGAAATCTGGAATCCAACTGGAAAATTCTATGGCCGTTACCAATTAACTGCTTCTTATTTGAACGGTGATTTATCACGTGAAAATCAAGAAAAAGTAGCAGACCAATATGTTCTTAACCGTTATGGTTCATGGGAAGCAGCAAAAACTTTCTGGGAAGCCAATGGTTGGTACTAA